The genomic segment CCACGCGCACTTCGCAGGACAGGCACACGCGCTTGGCCTCGCGCGTGGAACCGCCCTTCTCGGGGAAGAACGCCTCGGGGTCCGTCTGGGCGCACAGCGCGCGCTCCTGCCAGCTGACCTGCTCGGTCCCGCGCTCGGCGGGCTCGGTGCGGGGGCGCGGGATGCCCAGGGAGATGGCCGAGAGCTGACCGGTGTCCGTGCTCA from the Quadrisphaera sp. DSM 44207 genome contains:
- a CDS encoding WhiB family transcriptional regulator translates to MSTDTGQLSAISLGIPRPRTEPAERGTEQVSWQERALCAQTDPEAFFPEKGGSTREAKRVCLSCEVRVECLEFALENDERFGIWGGLSERERRRVKRRAV